In a genomic window of Rhinoderma darwinii isolate aRhiDar2 chromosome 10, aRhiDar2.hap1, whole genome shotgun sequence:
- the LOC142661474 gene encoding sperm acrosome membrane-associated protein 6-like produces the protein MKATDLGYFKDIYSGEDLFVMIEPTRASHTGTYACEVTDEDIILRKFYYLDVTPTDTREASEVERYFRHSLESTKIPEEKEEEMIKHVPSTLEKIQTFFQSYILYAIYAGVCCLIVTLLVGALWRYALSVD, from the exons ATGAAGGCGACTGATTTAGGTTACTTCAAAGACATCTATAGTGGGGAAGACCTATTTGTGATGATTGAGCCTACACGAGCTAGCCACACGGGGACTTATGCCTGTGAGGTCACGGATGAGGACATCATACTCCGCAAATTCTACTATCTGGATG TGACACCGACTGATACAAGGGAAGCCTCCGAAGTAGAGCGATACTTCCGTCATTCTCTGGAATCAACAAAAATAccagaggagaaggaggaggaaatGATTAAACATGTACCCTCCACCCTGGAGAAAATCCAAACATTCTTCCAGAGCTACATCCTCTATGCCATCTATGCCGGAGTCTGCTGCCTGATAGTGACATTATTGGTTGGAGCCCTGTGGCGTTATGCTCTCAGTGtggactaa